tttatcattattaactaataaaagttacataaaaatataaaatatgtattctttttagataaatttttattttaaaaaatttctccttcaaaaacggagagagtattatTTACCTGAAGATGAGCTAGCACGGCTACGGTCCCTTTGAAGAGACTCCCAGCGAATCGAAGCAGGTGTTTAACCACGTCAATATCAGGTAGTTTCTCTAGAGGAAAAGACAAGATTGGCGGGCTGAATGCGTAGGTCTTGAGGGGGAATCCACGTTTTGTCATGGTCTTCCCGACCATCAGCGCTATACCTGCTCCCAGAGAGTGTCCAGCTAGCCAGACAGATGATGTCTCCGTAGTTTCCAATACAGTTTCGATTGCTTTTATGGCTTGTTGAAACCTACTGCCTTTATTAAGGTTGTTGAACAAGCATCGAATGTCTTCTTTCAGATCAGAAAGCCAAGTTTTTGACTTAAGAACAGTGCCGCGGAAGGCAATCATGTAAAGCGGAGGCATACCAAAATGAGGTTTATTCTGGTAGTTGTTATACTTAAAAACGGCGCCGTATATGGAGCTATCATCTTCGTTGACCAAGAGTTCGGCTAAAGAGAAACCGAAGGATTCCCACCAGATGTAGGCTTGTAAGTTAACTTTCTTTTGCTTTTCCCGTTGCAATAAGTAGACTCCATGTACCAAACTTGATGTCACTACGGTTCGATGGTAGGAGTCTAACCTATTAAACACAAAGCAACTATATATGTTTAGTATTAACAGGGGCGGAGCAAGCTTATAAAATCGAGAGTACGTGCAAACATATGcatatttagaatttttggtatgaaaacattaaaacttTGCTAGATAAAATTAGCTTCTGCACCCTTAATAATCGTAGTATaggaaatcaaaatataaaattgtacCAATCAATGCATGGAAGATGCTTGGGACCAGAGTTCTTTGAATCCCTCGCTCCTCCtcccatttttcttcttcttcttcttcttcctataTTTTACATTTCCAAAACTAGTCTTAATTCAAGCGGTGATGAACAAAATGCAAATTGTAGTACAAATTAATTCAGGtctatacaaaataatatatacataatctTCACATATATTCTGATGCAACCCGGTCCGGCCTAAACCGTGGGACATGTTCTATCCAAGATATTCTTAGTAAACCATATCATTGTTGGAAACCGAAAAACAAACGCAGAAAATGCAAACTACATAAGACAACCAGTTTCAGTTTACAAAAACTTggccaacactaaacttgattTGGTGGATTTTATATCTGAATAAATTAATAtccaaaagttaaaattaaaagaaactgAACATACCTTTTTCTCTCGAGGTAGATCAGAATAAACTTTAACCAGATTTGATGAGATATGAGATCACAGGTAGAAGAAAgtatttcttatttataaaacaagttTACTACTAAATGTGAGACCTAAAATCAACCAAATCTAatggaattttgttttgttgaggATAATAGTCCTTCTAGGAAAGCACATGCAGAAGAAATGTCAAGAAATCAACCTGTGTTTAAGAAAGAGGAAATTTCTCACACAGCATAAATACAAGTTTTGGATTAAAAAATAGcaactattttaaaatgattaagtGTTAGCAGAAACTCATAAGACCATCTACAACCCAACactaaaattctattttaatgtgGTTTTGATGCAAAAACGTTTTCCAAcccaacactaaaaatcacatCATTTTAATGCAATACTATAAtatcacaccaaatttggtgcgACACTATTCACCACACTAAACACTATTCATTCCACTAGAACAATAttcacttattttattaatataatagaaaattaaataaataaaaacataaaaacataaatatgtataatattattataagataatttttaatgtgaaatttggtgttgtggttggaaaataattttttagtgCTGAAACTACACTAAAATAGTTTGAGTTTGACACTAAAATGGTGTTATAGGAAGAAACTGCTCTAGTGGAATAATTTAAATTCGTTCTAgtgggattttttttatttggaccggAGAATCCgaacataatatttaaattttatttgtagtTAATGTAGGGTGAGAAAGTACTTTTTACATAATAATTTATGCTATTTTGAACATTTAAATTAATTGTCCgaacataatatttaaattttatttgtagcAAGTACTTTTTACATAATAGTTAAtgctattttgaaaatttaaattaattgtttgAGATTTGGAACAAAAGTTTATATGCGTGTGATTTCTCTTAAAAAAGGTGACTCACAAACTCTTTTTAGGGTAACAATGGTGATGAGCAAACCAATGAGTagattgtttattattttttttcaattatgttTAGTTGTAATTGAATTATCCATTTTTGCAATGGAATGCTGATGATCAATTCGATtaattctattttctttttactattttaatgtATGCAATGAAATGGACATTCCATCAATTCTAAGatcatataaacaaaatataaaacaaaacatttcataacaattttgataaggaataAATAGAATGAATCTATtctattttttcattttcatctatCCATTCATTTTAATTTCCATTTATTCATTGTTTTACTAGTTACATTCTCTAACTCACGTCTATATTTTTTCTCTAATATTATACAAATATGTTTTGTTCTAATGTATGTTTGTATATTATAGATCCcagtttttttagaaaaagtatagataaatactattttatctttaaatagaaatgaaatatatagcattttttatattttcttctaaaaacaaagaaattatATTGTAGAAACATATATTGGAGCttctttattttagaaaaatatagaatGAGTTAGAAATGATCTTAATAGGAATTAAAGAAATCCAGCAAGTTTTTTGGGTCAGAGTACATGAATCTATGAGAGAGCAAGTCGACGCTGACGACGTCATATTCCTAAGAGCATctctaatttaaaattctatttttttctataaaatgaaataaaatagaatatatagtaaaaatatttcaagcttattccatttttcattttataatggagtagttaacaaacaaaaaatatattactcaAACTCATCTTTTGCACCATTATAGAATGAAAAATAGAGTAGGGTAAGATCATTTTTACTCCATACtccattttactttattttaaagtaaaaatggAATCAAGATTCCCTAAATAATAAAGCAGGTTGTAGACAACATATTCACAAACATAATACTATCgctagaccatgattaacccggattCTTAGGGTAGAATTCTTAGCTTCGGTTAAGAACCgtttcttagcttttaactaacaAAAGCTTAAAACcgtcttttaaataaaatgtataagaGCCGACTCTTATCCAAAAAgtgtacaaaaaaaatcaaatcatgtATTAAGAATCCGAAAATAAAAGCCTTAATCATGCTTTAGAGTGCTACCGTTTTGGTTGACTGAAAGACATTGGCCATCTTATAAAACCGTTGGATGTATTTACGCGAAAGGTCCATTCTTATCCCTTCTCTTCATTTCCAGTCCTATCCTATCCGCGTGGGCACGAATGAAGGATGTTTCCACTTGTATCATATATCAATAAGTCAATTTgtggaaaattttaaatattgcgTATAACTAATCATGTAAATGATATAAGTAGACAATGTAACATTCAAATGTGGGATGTTTCTACTATCTTTCGCATAATCAGGTATACTCGCTTGATTGAGTGAGAGAGCTAGGTAATGGTCAAAGATGCATGCTATGAATGTTTTGGTTGATTTTTGAGTTAACTTCATTGTTCCCTTTCAAGTCTTGCAACCCACATTATTTTCCCCATGCTATATGAGTTCATTAGAAAATCTTTCAAACATAATTTGAATTTTAGATTTCACTGGGCAGCTTCTTAATAATAAAGGGCCATTGGAATTGTGATTCCTTTGGTCATTGTTCATTCAGGTTCTTTGCGGTAATGCAAATGAAAGGCCAATCTAAGGTGGTTCGCGATTGGTTTAAATTCAGTATGAATCCTTGAGAGATATTGCTTTGGCAAAGATGTGAATTTACAAAACCTTTGGTTTAGAGTTCCTGAATTCGTGCAGGGAACTTGGTCTTTTAAAGTATACACGGAAGAAGATTTAATGTAGCTCTATGTCCAGCCCTGGAAGAAGTTGTCAACTTTCCAGGTTTTGTCGGACGGTTTGGTTTGAACTTAGACGACCCAATCCTGATATTCCTGAACATTGCCGAGTCTCTGAACCCGATGCGGGTCATGGAGTCGGATTCACTAGCGTCCGTGAAGCTAAGGTTTCAGAGTATCAAGGGATTTTTTGTGAAGAGGGAGAAGCTGTTCTATGATGGTCGAGAGCTAGCTCGAGATTATCTTCACCATGAACTCACATTAGATGGTGAAAACGGCGAGAATGTGATTCACTTGCTTATTAAAAATTCATCTAAAGTCATAGCAAAGCCTAAAGATTTCTTTGTGGAGCATGTTGTTGTTAACCGTGAGATTGAACTGTCATCTCATCACTTCTGAAAGAGCTTATTAGCTCCACTATAGAGGGATTGGAGAAAGGAAACGCTCCCATCAAATCATCAGATGGACCAGGGTGAGCGTACTTCATGCAAGATCAATCCGGACACAAGTACGTATCCGTCTTTAAACCAATAGACGAGGAGCCAATGGCTGTGAACAATCCGCACGGACAACCTCTTTCACTCGACGGGGAAGGTTTAAAGAAAGCGACACAAGTTGGTGAAGGAGCTTCTTAAGAAAGGTGCTGCAAAAGGTCTCACACCTTTTGACATTGGAAGCATTATGTGCAGAGAAACACTCGAGAAAGAATCTGTGATCGAACAAATCATCTATGATGCAGAAGCCATAGTGTCTCAAGAGACAACCGAGGAAGAGTTTATCAGCACCGTCTCTGATATTATGGATTGATGCCTCGACCAGTGTTCTCTgaactgaaaatatatttatcacaCAGCCCCAAGATTTCCACTCATGACTGTGTATATCCGGTGTCCATAACAATAAATAAGCGTCACTGTCTTTGAACCCAATCTTAGCTTTTGTAAACAGTGGTTTGGTAATGATGACTGGGTTTATAGAGTCGTCATGCTTCTGTGGTTTGTTGGGTTAAATAATGTTCTTGTTTACTTATTTCAGTTCTGGATGATGAACAAGTCGTATACTACGGTTTCAAAATACTATAATGGATGATGAACAAGTCATTTACATATATACTATACCACGGGTTCTAAAATTGTCGCAgttcatatatgttatattatttaCTCTAATTTACTAATCTTTTCTTTCAAATCCTCCTGCACAAACTGGATCTCTTACAGATTatagcataaaaatgaaaattgaaaGACGACAACATCAAAGGATTTCAagcatttttttattacaacCATTTGAAGCAAACAAGAAAAGTGAAAGTCACTGATCAAACTGGTGTAAGACATAATGGTGAATATAGAATCCCGCCATTGAGAGGACAccttatttacatatatacgaATAAAGTATCAACGGTGCTAGTTTCATAAACAAATTGTCTTAACCCTGTAAATAATTTAGTTCTTGCTAAAATTTGAACGAATAACCTAGATGTTGAGTCCAACAACAATGAAATTTCCCACCGAAACTTACATATATGCTTCCTCtattttgttggtttttatttaaagtCAGTAACATGCATGCATGCATATTCCGCTAAAAATAGTTGCATGCATGCAATTTATAAGGGGATGGATCAGGATTGTGTAACACACGGCACAAAAACAAACCAGTGAGCTGCATATATTTATTATGGTTCAGGAAACGTTGTCCGATAAAGGTTTTTCTTGATTCACGTGAAAATACATTTAAGCTCTTCTGTGTGTGTATTTTGTCGCTTCGAGCTCTTTTGCAGCTTAAgactttaaaaatcatatcacTCATACAAATTCATCTTCTCTACATTATTAGTTCTTTCTTCATCTTTTCCTTCCTATGATTCTTGAATTAATtgctttgttttctttctcttatGTTTTCTGTCCAAGGTGAAGAACGAAAGTTATCTTTATCCTGAACTTAATGGGCCAATGGGCCTACCAAGTGTTCGTATTATGGCTTTCGGTATAAAATAACACACTTTGTTAGCTTCTTCAAGCCTTAATTAATCTGAAACAATTAAATTTGTCTAATGCTCATAGCAATCCCCAAGTTGATGGTTCATGGGCCTTCATGCCTTGAAACAGTACTATTTTGTTTAAGAGTTCTGCTGAGATATTTTCTTTTGGCAACTTTTGATGTTGTTTTCATCATAAATCCTATCAGTCACATTTTGTTTAAGAGtattttcttttgatatttttatgttgttttttaTAGATCCTAATTCGCTATCCAATCAGCTATGGGGAATACACATTTAGTATTACAGAATTAATTAACCTGAGTTTGATATCTTCCACTAATGTAAGAAAGTGAACCAATTGTCTGTTACGTCTCAAATTAATTGGATAAAGCTTAAGTCCAAactaagcaaaaaataataatttagttttcagCAAGAATTAAACTCATGACCAACGTGAATACTCACCAAACTCTAAAAAAATTACCAATAGTCTACTCTCAGTTTTGatgttgttttcaaacaaaGCATAAGTGCAACAGAAgtacttttaaaatttcaacagAAATACGTATCCTACAAAAACCATTTAGAAATTTTAGAGGTAGTGTGGGCGATGAAACAACTTACGACTTTAGCACCATTTAAAAGTCATGAAAATAACAGATGAGTGTTAATCCATAATAATTATTAGGAGGCGACTGATGAGATCAATTTCATTAATACAatgtatttacatatttttaaaaagagatTAAATATCGAGAAGAATCTTCTAGATGAGTGTATTTCTCATCTCAATAATTGTAATAAAAGTTTTGTGGTGAGATGTATATTGACGTGTTAAGGGAGGGAAGCAGCCAAAAACAAACTTGATCTCCTCCCTAGAAATTTAGGGCAAAACAAATTCGATGGACCACGGAAACGATGAGTGCATAGTTCTTTGGACTTTAACACACGTCCTCGACCTTACGCAAGTAAAACCAGTTCCCACCTTTATCGTTTCGGCTTCGTACGTGGATGACGTGAGGTTCGTATTTTCTTATAAGATTTATGATATTTGACATATGAGAAATTTAagatgaataatttatttaaagaaaataatacatGTGGCTCTCTACAAGTTGGAACAAAACACACCGAAAATGACATGCATACCAATGGGGCTGGGATTTATTATCCGGGATCCAAACCCTGGGATGCGCTTCGGatccgaaaataaaatatttggtatgtctagattttgatctggatagtaaaattttagatccGTTAGAACCATatctgtatttttaaaatatattaaattttagttttattaaaaattatatttgatttattaatattaatatttatatgaaaaactgttttctaatattatattggaaaaattacatgtttaccactttcatggtaccacttttcatttttaccaccactaaagagacattttcaaaaatatcttcttcattaagtggcaaaagacttttatgcccttgttatttatatatataataaatcattatttaaaataaaaattaaaaaaaaataaaaaaaaataaaaaaatttttaatttttttttaaaaaataaaaaattaaaaaaaaaaaaaaaaataaaataaaagaatttaaactttttcaaattcgaactttaaaaaaaaaagtttttgaatttttttaatttttttttcaaatttcttttagaaaaacgaaaattatgtttgaaactatttttttaaattttttatatattttttaagtatttatttatatatttattagaatcttaaatttcacattctaaaaaccctaccccacccctcaactctaaaccctaaatctagattagttaaccctaagagtataattgtcttttacctttcattaaaagtaggggtaaaagtggttagtgtaaacatgaaaggTGGTACTATAAATGtggtattttaatttttaatatatatatatatatatatatatatatatatatttataagtctTGTATTTGTTCAAACTATAAgtcttgtataaatatttagtttatgtattattttagaattttaatatttcaaaaataattttaaattttttattattttttcggaGTCAGATACTGACGCATAGTATAAAATTTAGACGGATATCCAAAATCTGAATATCCagaacttacggatccggatccgaatacTCTAAATTGTTCAGATGTCTGAATCCGTCTCTTCCCTACGTAAATCAACAACTAAAGAGTATCCCAAATAAAACGGATTGACCGTTAGACAAGTTAAATCCACATACTTTAAAGAGTAAGAATTGTGAGCTATTTCTTTGTTGTATGTTGATTCTCGTAACCTAGGGCCACTGTTTCTGCCGGTATACCCAGAGGTGAAGGTAGTTGAGAAGAAGTGGAGCTCAGTTGACTCCACTAGATTTCATTAAGTATTTTTTAGTTAGTAAAGAAATGTGAAAGTTATGTTGGTTCTGCTGGTAAATGACCccatgaaagttttttttttttttttttgtgcgacCCCATGAAAGTTAGATTCTTCTTTTTCatgttttgaaagaaaaaacgaTTGAATATGTCGATCATTATAATGAGTGTATTCATTCTTGTTATGTTGATTTTGATATCTTCTTATTGCATGATGTATCTTTCTGACTAGATTTCTTATTTCATGTTTTctgttactaatttttatatttataataatatattgtatatttttctgTACCCTGAATCCtttttattcttataaattttatatgtatttttcagttttcaaaatataattcatTTACTTACTTTTTCTTTCCTTCGTCAATTACTTTTCtctaaataatatgttaaacaaataatgatgtcatgcaaattaatgaaataaaaaattatcataCAACATGAAATTTGTATGAATACTAGCTATCTTATATGAAagcatttaaaatttattattggaATTTTATGGTgtatacataattattttatatataatttatattttaatatatatatatatattatttaatttatgacCCCAGTAAAATATGTTTCTAACTCCGTCACTAGGTACACCAGATCTATAACATCACCGACCCCTATTTTAGGGTtgattaatgaaattattattaaaaaaaaagaattatgagctatatcaattttaattaattatgatattttgttatattatatgatatcGGAGGTGACACATATgattaatcaataaaaatggAATCAATAAAAATGGAATTATTAATACAGCTATGCTTGGTAAGCAGCTGTGGAGGCTAATAGAAAAGCCGAACactttattttctcgagttttcaagGGTAGGTATTATAGGAACGCCTCACCTTTGGAACCGATTCGATCATACTCTCCGTcctatggctggaggagtattgtatctgctagatctctggtaagcaaaggactaatcaaaaagGTGGGGACATGATCTTCTATATCTGTATGAAATGATCTTTGgatcccaaccactcgcccgagaccagccaataaaaatcaacataattTGTACCCcgacctcacagtggattctcttattGATTCCACTACACGACAATGGAATTCGCAGGTTATTCGGACTTTGGTAGACCCACAGGATGCAAAAATCATAGAGAGTATACCGCTGAGCAGAACCCAGATGGTAGATAGGAAAGGATGGCATTTTACAAATAATGGGAAATTTACGGTTAAATCAGGTTATCAAGTAGAGTGGATTTACCCGGATAGGGAAAAATTACCAGAATTAATTGGACCTACGGTTAATATGTTAAAGGTGTTTTGTTGGAAAATAAGATGCccaccaaaaataaaacatttccttTGGCAATTGGTTTCAGGGTGTGTCGCGGTTAAGAAGAATTTGCAGGCGCGAGGGATCCAAGGAGATATATGTTGCGCACGATGTGGAGCGGATGAGGAGTCAattaaccatgtgttttttgagtgTCCTCCAGCAATTCAGGTTTGGGCGCTATCAAAGATACCAACAAATCCCTCTATTTTCCCGACAAATTCCatatttacaaatatggatcaCCTTTTCTGGAGAGTTGCTCCACCGATGGAGGATCATCACTTTGCTTGGATATtgtggtacatttggaaaggaagaaataataaggtttttagtaatctggatataGACCCTAGGGACACTCTTAAGTTGGCGGAAACGGAATCCACACTATGGGCAGAGGCACAGATTCTGAAGGACCAAACGGTGGGTACACAGGTTCAAACATCTTTGCCGCCAATTTCTGGACGATGGTGTTTTATAGATGGTTCGTGGAAAGAGGGGGATAGGCTCTCTGGTCAGGGTTGGTTCAGtactttagaaggttttgaAGGTTTAATgggagcaaggaatgtaagggcttCTTTAACTCCCTTGCACGCAGAGATGGAGGCGCTTCTATGggctatggaatgtatgaggaatctaCGTCAATaccaggttacgtttgcaacggattgttctcaattggtgaagatggtttcggaaccagaagagtggccagcttttgcaagttatctggaagatatcaagatttTGAAAGAGAGTTTCACAAGATCAGAGATTATAcatgtaccaagaacgcaaaatacaaaggcgaataacctagcacgcagtgtcaggaaacaaacgtctttcgtcgttcacatggatcaacatCTCCCggcttggtttacagagtctatatgagtctgtaatgttggcgacaaaaaaaaaatggaattatttacttataagaACGTTACTCTGATTATCGACAACGCTAATTATTGACACCAACTAACTTTTTGCTAATTAATTCATCACTAAAGAGTTCCAAAAATGTTAATAATTTGAGTTGGGCATTTAACACCATCATTTATTAGGGTGGCCAATATGTATGGTGTTTGTATCTGTAAAACAGTATCGTTTGACAATGAATCGTATGGACAACAGAAAACAACAACTTACTGCTTTTTTAACTATGTTAAATTAACATGTGGTGCTGCCACGTCCGTCAGGACTATAAAACTGTTACTCCATTTATCTCAGCTCTCTCATCTCATAAATCATATCGAGGAGTAATTAACAGATATGGATCTAGCTTTTCCGCACGTTTTTTTGTGGACGCTACTCGCCTTTTTGCTGACTTGGACAGTGTTCTACGTCAACAACAGGAGGAAGAAGGTGGCGAAGTTACCCGATGCGGCGACAGAGGTGAGAAGAGACGGTGATGCTGACGTCATCATCGTCGGAGCTGGTGTTGGAGGTTCAGCTCTCGCCTACGCTCTTGCAAAGGTACGTAAAATAGCGTCGCAGTTTTGTTTCCAAGAATTATATCAGCATCTCACTTTTTAGCCAAGTATATTCTTATTACAACTTGTGCATAAATGATAATATACACTATATCTAATTCAACTCCATATACTTGATATTTTCTCATGTAAATCAAAAATGGTTGAATAGAATTGTTTCTTGGAATAATTTTTCTATCGATCAAAACTTGGTTTAACTATATAGGCTACCTAATTCAATTACAATATTTTGGGTTGGAATAAACATTCCAATATGTTCAACTTGTCTGAAGGATGGGCGTCGAGTACATGTGATAGAGAGGGACATGAGGGAACCAGTGAGAATGATGGGTGAATTTATGCAACCCGGTGGACGACTACTGCTTTCTAAGCTTGGTCTTGAAGGTTTGTCTCCGCTTCAGTACTTTCATCTAAGACATAGTGTTTTAGTTTCATTACTGAAAATTCACGTGTTTCTATATCTAGATTCTTTGGAGGGAATAGATGAACAGATAGCCACAGGCTTAGCAGTTTATAAGGACGGACAAAAAGCACTCGTGTCTTTTCCAGAGGACAACGACTTTCCTTATGAACCTACTGGTCGAGCTTTTTATAATGGCCGTTTTGTCCAGAGACTGCGCCAAAAGGCTTCTTCGCTCCCCACGTATGTGTCTATATTCACTATCTTTTTACTACCACGTTAAGAAATCACATAGAAAATGCAAAGGAATTCAATCGAACGTATAACTCTATAAGAATCATGAACCAATTTTTTAAACGGTACTAATGTTTATTTTGAGATAGGAAATATCTTGAATTTTGATACTTTATAAGCAGTAGCTAAGATGACTAAAATAAGTATTGGTATGTATTGCGAACAAACGCAAATCAAACTAGAAGAAAGCAAATAGCAAAACTAATTGAGACAAATACACGTTTTAGGATTTGAATATTATTATGTGAATCAGTAGTTTTACAATCTTTAGACCCAAATTTATAACAGCTtcaaaattcgatttttttttatcttttaggaATGTATACTTatctagaaaaaatattttttttaattctatagTGTACCATACCGAACGAATGTTAGGCTTTTACTAGTGCACATAGATTTAAGATACATCTAGATGCAACAGTATGTAAGTGATAAtctcacatatataaaatcattaatcAAAATAAGTCATCTATAAACCTTGACACAATACTTTATAGAAATTCAGttcaaaagaatttttttcacGGACTTAAATTTTGAGAAACTTAAAGTCAATTGTCTGCGAAATTGTTGAGACGCAGAACACCCCCACTAGTATAATAtctcaaaatataattatagcattttaatgatatttaattataattaaatattaaatattaaaagaaaaagaagacaaTTATTCATGTGGTTTCTTATGAGTAATTTCTATTAAATCCAGACTTATAATGAGTTTCCAACTTAACACTAATTTGTGACAAGTGAATTGATTCTAATTATCTCAGTTTAGAATTCGGTTCGGAAAGACCATCGAACCATTCGGTTAAGGTCGGTTTCGGATCAATCGGGCTTTTTTCGATGGGCTAGATCGATTTTGGtttgtttggacatgatgtATTTGGaatctgataccatgttaaacCCAAACTTATCATGGATTTCTAACTTAAAATTAACTGTCCATAAGTGTAATGACTCTAATTTATTATTCATGTCCTAGTGAAACTTCCAATATAGGAATTTTATATTCTCACAATTTATGTTGGCTTGAAACTACTATTAAATCTGACAATACACAAATGACCAAACATTAACTGACAGTGTACAACTTGAAGAAGGGACTGTAAAATCTTTGATAGAAGAAAAAGGAGTGATCAAAGGAGTGACATACAAGAATAGTGCAGGCGAAGAGACGACTGCATTTGCACCTCTCACAGTGGTATGCGACGGTTGCTATTCAAACCTTCGTCGGTCTGTTAACGACAACAATGTGAGTATACCTCTAAACTGAATAGACTTCCATTATTTCCAATTAATGACAAATATATGatactatttatttattctattagCTAACAAGCATCAATGTGCTATGATTTGATATAGGCGGAGGTTATATCATACCAAGTTGGTTAAGTCTCAAAGAATTGTCAGCTTGAAGATCCTGAAAAGTTAAAATTGATAATGTCTAAACCCTCCTTCACCATGTTGTATCAAATAAGCAGCACCGATGTTCGTTGTGTTATGGAGATTTTCC
The nucleotide sequence above comes from Brassica napus cultivar Da-Ae chromosome A9, Da-Ae, whole genome shotgun sequence. Encoded proteins:
- the LOC125577984 gene encoding GDSL esterase/lipase At4g10955-like, whose protein sequence is MGGGARDSKNSGPKHLPCIDWLDSYHRTVVTSSLVHGVYLLQREKQKKVNLQAYIWWESFGFSLAELLVNEDDSSIYGAVFKYNNYQNKPHFGMPPLYMIAFRGTVLKSKTWLSDLKEDIRCLFNNLNKGSRFQQAIKAIETVLETTETSSVWLAGHSLGAGIALMVGKTMTKRGFPLKTYAFSPPILSFPLEKLPDIDVVKHLLRFAGSLFKGTVAVLAHLQTQEHDPRIAAWTPYLYVNPSDTICSESIGLLKYKKIMAYVGLGKFESLGAAISLRCLVLGVESGEPIQLLSSADMTVNMNKSDVETTNVLKRPWYKLKRAHGLEQWWEPNPALRANWESHNFRPSEPRMD
- the LOC106366016 gene encoding squalene monooxygenase 1,1 (The RefSeq protein has 9 substitutions compared to this genomic sequence) gives rise to the protein MDLAFPHVCLWTLLAFVLTWTVFYVNNRRKKVAKLPDAATEVRRDGDADVIIVGAGVGGSALAYALAKDGRRVHVIERDMREPVRMMGEFMQPGGRLLLSKLGLEDCLEGIDEQIATGLAVYKDGQKALVSFPEDNDFPYEPTGRAFYNGRFVQRLRQKASSLPTVQLEEGTVKSLIEEKGVIKGVTYKNSAGEETTAFAPLTVVCDGCYSNLRRSVNDNNAEVISYQVGYVSKNCQLEDPEKLKLIMSKPSFTMLYQISSTDVRCVMEIFPGNIPSISNGEMAVYLKNTMAPQVPPELRKIFLKGIDEGAQIKAMPTKRMEATLSEKQGVIVLGDAFNMRHPAIASGMMVVLSDILILRRLLQPLRNLSDANKVSEVIKSFYVIRKPMSATVNTLGNAFSQVLIASTDEAKEAMRQGCFDYLSSGGFRTSGMMALLGGMNPRPLSLIFHLCGITLSSIGQLLSPFPSPLGIWHSLRLFGAEGVSQMLSPAYAAAYRKSYMTATAL